DNA sequence from the Streptomyces canus genome:
GCAGGCGCCGGGCAGCACCGTGACGGTCTCCTTGCCGGCGTTGATCAGGTCGGGGTCGACCTCGTCCTCGGTGGGACAGGGCCCGGTGCCGAGGATGCCGTTCTCGGAGTGCAGCACGACATGGACCCCGGCCGGCAGATGCCCGGGGATCAGGGTCGGCAGGCCGATGCCGAGGTTGACGTAGGAGCCGTCGGTGAGTTCGGCGGCGGCGCGGGCGGCCATCTGGTCGCGGGTCCAGCCCATGGGCCTGGTCATACGCGGACGGTCCTCTTCTCCATGTGCTTGTCGGCGGCTTCTTCGGCGGTGAGCGTGACGACCCGCTGGACGTAGATGCCGGGCAGGTGGATCTCGTCGGGCCTCAACTCGCCCGGCTCCACGAGCTCTTCGACCTCCGCGATCGTCACGCGGCCGGCCATGGCGGCGAGCGGGTTGAAGTTCGCAGCGGCCTGGCGGAAGCGGAGGTTGCCGTGCCGGTCACCGCGCCAGGCCCGTACCAGGGCGAAGTCGGTGGTGATGCCGTGCTCCAGGACGTACCGGCGGCCGGCGAACTCCCGGGTCTCCTTCGGCGGGGAAGCGAGTTCGACCGCACCCTCGGCCGTGTACCGCCAGGGCAGTCCGCCCCGCTCCACCTGCGTGCCGACGCCGGCCGGGGTGTAGAAGGCGGGTATGCCCGCCCCGCCCGCGCGCAGCTGCTCGGCCAGCGTGCCCTGCGGGACCAGTTCCACCTCCAGCTCGCCGGCCAGGTACTGGCGGGCGAACTCCTTGTTCTCGCCGACGTAGGAGCCGGTCACCCGGGCGATGCGGCCCGCGGCCAGGAGAACGCCGAGACCGCGGCCGTCGACTCCGCAGTTGTTGGAGACGACCCTCAGACCGTCCGCGCCCTGTGCGTACAGGGCACGGAGGAGGACTTCGGGTACGCCGCTGAGGCCGAAGCCCCCGACGGCCAGTGAGGCGCCGTCCGTGATGTCGGCGACCGCCTCCGCGGCGCCGGCGCTGACCTTGTTCACTTGCGAAGGTCCTTTCTGGTTGCGGCACGGCCCGGGGTGTCGCCGGTCATGGCGTCTCCGGCCGCAGGGCGTCCGAGACGGACTTGACTCCGCCGTGCGCGGTGAGGCCGCCGTCGACGGCGATCTCCGCGCCGGTGATGAACGACGACTCGTCCGACAGCAGGAAGACGATCAGTGGGGCGACCTCGTCGACGGTGCCGGTGCGGCCCAGCGGGGTCTCGCGGATGTTGGCCTCGCGAAAGGCGGGGGCGGCGGAGGCGGTCATCTCGGTCTCGATGTAGCCGGGGTGGATCGTGTTGACGCGGATTCCGCGCGGTCCGAGTTCCAGCGCGGCCGTCTGGGACAGCCCGCGCAGGCCCCACTTGCTGACGGTGTACGCCACCGGGTAGTGGGCGGTGAGCGCGGCGGAGGAGCCGACGTTGACGATCGAGGCGCCGGGCGGCATCAGCGGGACGAGGTGCTGGATGCCGAGCAGCGGGCCGGTGACGTTGACGGCGTGGACGCGGTCGAAGTCCTCGGGGCGTACGTCGCCGAGCCGGGCCCGCCAGGTGATGCCCGCGTTGTTGACCAGGCCGTGGACCTGCCCGTACGCCTCCTTCAACTCGGCGGCGAGATCGGCCCAGTCCTGCTCGCCGGTGACGTCGAGACGGCGGCAGCCGGGTGCCTCGGTCACGTCGGTGGCGATCACCCGGGCGCCCTCGCGGGTCAGTGCCTCGGCCTCAGCGGCGCCCTGACCGCGAGCCGCGCCGGTGACGACGACGACCTTGCCCAGCAGCCTCTTGGCGTGCAGGTCCGTCATGGCCGCTCCCGGCTGCGGCGCCGGCCGGCCGGCAGGGGCACGGGATCGACGCCGTCTGTGACGGTGTTGGTGAGCGTGCCGATGCCCTCGACGGTGAGCGAGACGGTGTCGCCGGGCTCCAGCGGCGGCGGGGTCCGCTCGCCCCGCCGCCCCCACAGCTCGGCGAGGCAGCCGCCGTTCCCGCAGGTGCCGGAGCCGAGGACGTCACCCGGCACGACCCGGGTGCCGCGGGAGGCGTAGGCGACCATCTCCTCGAAGGTCCAGCTCATGTGGGACAGCAGGTCCTGGCCGACCACCTGCCCGTTGACCTCGGCGGTCAGGGCCAGCCGCAGGAAGCCCTCCGCGTCCCGGTACGGCGCCAGTTCGTCGGCGGTGACCAGGTACGGGCCGAGGGTGGTGGCGGTGTCCTTGCCCTTGCAGGGGCCGAGGCCGACCTTCATCTCGGCGGACTGGAGGTCGCGCGCGGACCAGTCGTTGAAGACCGTGTAGCCGACGATGTGCTCACGGGCCTGCTCGGGGGTGAGGTCGCGGCCCTCGCGGCCGATGACGGCGGCGACTTCGAGCTCGAAGTCCAGCACCTGGGACCCCGGGGGTACGGGAATGTCGTCGTACGGCCCGAACACGGCGTGGGGGTTGGTGAAGTAGAAGGTCGGCGCCGCGTACCAGGCGTCCGGCACGCCGCTCGCCCCGTCGACCGAGCGTCGTACGCCCTCGACGTGTTCCTCGAAGGTGACGAAGTCCCGTATGGAGGCCGGTCGCAGCGGCGGCAGCAGTCGCACCTCGGAGACGTGCGGTCCGGCCGGGGCGTCGAGAGCCCTGGCCCCCGCCTCGGAGAGGGCGCCTGCTGTGATCAGTTCGGTGAGCGTGCGCTCGCCGGGGACCGGGCGGAGGCGGCCGTCCTCGCCGACGACGCCGACCTGGCGCCGGTGTCGGTGCTCGTACGCGGCGAAACGCATGTGCGTGCTCCAGGCTCTGGGATACGGGGTTCTCGGGGGCGGGAGGAACCGGGGGCACGGCGGCCGGTCGGCGCGGGACAGGACGTGCCGCGCCCCCGGATCTGAAGGGGGTCAGACCGGCGGGGCGACGAACACGCCGCGGTCGACGTCGTTGAACGACTCCTTGGCCACGAGTTCGTTCATCGGGTTGGCCGTGCCCCACTGGTCGGCGACCTCGGGCTGGGAGAAGTCGTAGACCTGGGGGTGCCAGGTGTCCTCGTCGACGACCTCCAGCTCGGTCGTGTACTCGACGGTGTTGCCGTGCGGGTCGAGGAAGTAGGTGAAGGTGTTGTCGCCCGCCGTGTGCCGGCCGGGGCCCCAGACCTTGTGGACTCCGGCCCGCAGCAGGCGTCCGGTGCCGCGCAGGTACTCGTCGACGCCGCGCATCTCGAAGGAGACGTGGTGCACGGAGGTGTGCGGGCCCTGCGCGACGGCCATCGAGTGGTGCTGGTTGGAGATCCGCATGAAGTGCATGACCTCGCCCATGTGCGGCGAGCTGAGCGTGTCGGACAGGCGGAAGCCGAGGTGGCGCTCGTACCACTCGCGGGTGCGGTTGAGATCCGGGGAGTTGAGGACGACATGGCTCAGCCTGACCGGGATCGACTCCTTCTCCTCGATCCTGCGGTGCTGCCGGGCCTCGACGTCGGCGGAGACCTCGACGGTGCGGCCGTCGACGTCGAAGCAGCGGAAGCCGTAGCCGCCCCCGGGGGTGTCGACCTTGCCCGGCTGGGAGATCAACTGCACACCGCCCGCGAGGAGTTGCTCGGCGAGCGTGTCCACGTCGGCCGGGCTCGCGGCGCCGTAGGAGACGAGGTCGAGGCGCTTCTCCTCGGCCTTGCGCAGCCGGACGACGTACTGCTCAGGGCTGCCCTCGGCGGCCAGGAAGGAGATGCCCGAGTCCTCGGCGACCTTGGTCAGGCCCCAGACGCCGGCATAGAAGTCGAGCTGTTTGTCGTAGTCGGGTACGGCGAGGTCGACGTGACGCAGGTGGGTCAACAGACGTGCACTCATGATGGTTTCCTCCTGTGGGGGGTCAGGCGAGCCGCAGCAGCGCCGCCGCGTTGCCCCCGCGGACGGCGTGGAAGTCGGCTTCGGGCAGGTGGGCGGCGCGCAGTGCCCCGACGGGGTCCTCGGTGCCCATGTCGAAGGGGAAGTCGGAGCCGAGCAGGACCCGGTCCGCGCCCGCGGCGGCGATGAGCGCGCGCAGGACGTGGGGGTCGTGGACGAGGGAGTCGAAGGAGAGCCGCTTGAGGTAGCTGCTGGGCAGCTGGGCGCAGTCCGTGCCCGCGTCGGAGCGGACGGACCAGGCGTGGTCGGCGCGCCCGATGTGGGTGGGGAGGTAACCGCCGCCGTGCGCCGCGACCAGCTTCAGTCCCGGATGGCGGTCCAGGACCCCGGAGAAGATGAGGTGGGACAGCGCCACGGCGTTCTCGGTGGGCTGGCCGACGGTGTTGGACAGGTACCACCGGTCCAGCCGCTCGTCGAGAGTGCAGCCGAACGGGTGCAGGAAGAGCACCGCGCCGGTTTCCTCGGCCCGCCGCCAGAAGGGCTCGTAGGCCGGGTCGGACAGCTCGCGACCCGGTGCGTGGCTGGAGATCTCCACGCCCAACAGGCCCTGTTCCAGGGCATGTTCAAGGGTCGCGACGGCCAGGTCGGGGTGGTGCAGCGGGACCAGGCCCAGCCCTTTGAGCCGGTCCGGTGCGGCCGAGCAGTGCGCCGCCGTGCCCTCGTTGGCCAGTCGGCACACCTTGTCGGCGGTCGCCTCGTCCGTCCAGTGGTGGTAGTGCGAAGGGGACGGGCTGACCAGCTGCACATCGACGCCCTGGGCGTCCATCGCGGCCAGCCGGACCCCGGCGTCGGTGAGCCGGGGGATCCGTTCGCGCACCATGGGCCCGTTGACGGCGAGCGCGGCCGGTCCGTTGCGGCGGGCGTCGAGCGCCCTCGCCTCGGCGAGGCCCGCCGAGCCGTCCACCAGTGCCTCGATCGCGGGCAGCAGGACGTGGGCGTGCACATCGACCGTTGGCCAGGGGTACGGGTCAGTGCTCGTCGTGGGCTGGTGGCCGGGTGACAGGTCGGAGGTCATGGCAGGTCCCTGAGCATGGTCGACATGCGGTTGACCAGGCCGGGCACATCGGCGTCGCGCACCCCGTCGAGCTGCCACTGGCCGATCTGCACGGAGGCGTCCACCACCGGACGCACCCGCGCGATGCGGCGCTCGTAGTACGTCTGGAACAGCTGGTCGTCCCAGTCGTCGGTGCCGGTGAGCAGCTCGGCGAGGACGAGCGCGTCCTCCAGGGACATCGCGGCGCCCTGAGCCAGGGTGGGTGGGCAACTGTGGGCCGCGTCACCGATCAGCACGACCCGTCCGCGATGCCAGGAGTCTTCCACCAACAGCCGGTGGTACCACGTGTAGTTGACCTTCGCCGGATCGTCGATGTGCTTGACGATCTCGGTCCAGTGGCCGCCGTACCCCTGTACGAGGCCGCGCATCTCGTCGGCGTAGCTCTCGGGGGGTATGGACGCGCGATCGCGGTTGGCCTCGACCGCGTAGGCGTAGATGGTGTCCCGGCTGGTGGGGCAGTAGCCGGCGATGTAGGCGGGGCCGCCGTAGGCGAGGTCGGTGCGCTCCAGGCCCTCGGGACGAGGAGCGGCGATGCGCCAGATGGCCATACCGGTCGGCACGGGACGGTCGGTGATGCCGATCGCGGCTCGTGTGCTCGATCCCATGCCGTCCGCGGCGATCACCAGGTCGTAGCGGCCCTCGCTGCCGTCGGCGAAACGCACGCGCACGCCGTCGGCGTCCTGGTCGAAGCTCTCGGCGCGGGTGCCGAGGCGCACCGAGGCGCCGCTCGCCCGGACGGCGTCGATGAGGATGCACTGCAACTGCGGGCGCTGCATGCCGACGGTGGCGGGCAGGTCGTCACCGCCGGTACGAATGTCCTCGACGACGTGCAGGACGGTGCCGTCCGGGCCGGTGATGCCGAGCGATCCGAAGCCGAACCCGGAGGCCTGCACCTGCTCCCACACGCCCAGTTCGCGCAGGACCCGCAGGGCGTTGCCCTGGACGGTGATGCCGGAACCCGCGGTGGCGTTCCAGTCCTCCCTGGCCTCGATGAGGTCGACGGTCAGTCCGGCCCGGCGGAGCAGGATCGTGACGGCGTTGCCGGCCGATCCGCCGCCGACGACCAGGACGGTGCGGGGTGTTCTCATGAGGGAAGTCCTTTGTTCCTCGAGTTGCTCCGGGTGAGGGTGTTCCTCTGGTTGCTCCGGGCGAGGGCTACTTGACGGCGATCGGGTTGACGGGAGAGCCGACGGCTCCGGTGATCGGGAGGGGGGCGGCGGTGAGCCAGAACTCGTACACGCCGTCGGCCGCGCAGTCCGCGGCGAGCCTGTCGAGGTCCCACATCTCGCCGATCAGCAGCCCCATGTTGGGGATGACGACCTGGTGCAGGGGCTGGAAGGCGTGCGCGAACTCGTTGGGCCGGACCTCGAAGCCCCAGGTGTCGGTGGCGATCGCGGCGATCTCCGTGCGGTGCAGCCAGCCGGCCGCGGTGAACGACAGGCCGGGTGCCGCGCCGCCCGCGTAGTCGCCCCAGCCCTCGCGGCGGACCCGGCTGAGCTGTCCGGTGCGTACGACGACGATGTCCCCGCGGCCCACGAGCACTCCGTGGGCGGCGGCGGCCCGGGTGAGGTGCTCCTCGGTGACGGCGAACCCGTCGGGCAACTCGCCGTTCTGCCCGTGGACTTGGCCGACGTCCAGGAGCACACCGCGCCCGGCGACGTGCGGCGCCATGTGCTCGATGCCGGTGACCAGGTCGCCGTCGGAGGTGACGACCTTCTCGGCCGCCCGGCCGTTCCATGCCTTGCCGTGGTCGAAGATGTGCCCCAGGCCGTCCCACTGGGTGGAGCACTGGAGCGGCATCGCGATCACGTCGTCGGCGCCGCCGATGCCGTGCGGGAAGCCCTGGTTGCCGAGGGCGGCATCGGTGCCGGTGTCGAGCATGGTGTGCACCGGGTTGGTGCGGCGGCGCCAGCCCTTCTGGGGGCCGTCCATGTCGAACCGCTGCGACAGCGAGAAACTGACACCCCGCCGGACGAGGGCGGCACCCTCGCGCCGCTTGCCCTCGTCGAGGAAGTTGAGGGTGCCGAGGACATCGTCCTCGCCCCAGCGGCCCCAGTTGGAGTACTTCCTGGCGGCCTCGGCGATCGCGCCCTCGGGGTCGTTCCGGTTCATGAACCCGTCTCCTCGGACACGCATCGGGTGCGCTGCACGCCGAGACCGGTGATGGACCCCTCCATGACGTCGCCGTCGCGCAGCAGCCGCCCCCAGTGGATGCCGTTGCCGGCCGGGCTGCCGGTCAACACGAGGTCGCCGGGCAGGAGTTGGGAAGTCCGGGAGATGTACGACACCAACCTGGCGACTCCGAAGAGCATGTCCTTGGTTGACTCGTCCTGCATGGTGTCGCCGTTGAGTTTGAGCGTGACCCGCAGATCGCCGGGGTCGGCGACCGACTCGGCGGGCACGATCCACGGGCCGAGGGGGGTGAAACCGGGGGCGTTCTTGCTGCGCAGCCAGTCCGTGCCGATGGCGGGCATGTCCCGGCGGAAGACGGTGGCCCGGTCGGTGAGGTCGTTGGCGATGGTGTAGCCGGCGACGTACTCCAGCGCCTCGTCCGTGGACAGCCGGTAGCCGGGTTTGCCGATGACGGCCGCCAACTCCAGTTCCCAGTCCGGCTTTTCGGCCCAGTCGGGAAGGCGTACGTCGTCGTACGGCCCGGTGATCGCGCTGGGCAGGCCGATGAACACGTACGGCAGGTCCTCGGCCGCCCGTCGGTCCATGAGAGCGGCGATCTCCTCACGGGCCTGCTCGACGGTGCGGGGGTCGTCGGGGGCACGGTGGGCGACCTCCAGGTCGATCACGTGCTGCCGGTAGTTCGCACCCGACTGGAAGACCTGCCGGGGCTCCACCGGAGCGTGCGTCCGCAGGTCCCCGAGAGGCTGCCAGGCGGCCTTGTCGTCTCTGGCGAGGGCGTGCAGACGGGGCGTGGCCTCGTCCCAGCTCTCCAGGAGCGTGCGGGTGGTCAGCTCCCGCTCACCGAAGGCGGCGCGCAGGTCGAGGGCGCGGCCGTCCGGCGTGACGAGAGCGGGGAACGGGACCCCGTCAGGGGCGGAGAGAGTACCGAGGGCAAAAGGTCCGGCGAAAGGGACGGACGTGGCTGCGGGTTTCACGAACGTGTCCTCCTGATTGCGATGGGACTAATCTGGCCGCAGCCCTTGGGATAAGGGAAATCGATTATCTGGATGACCGTCATCCGTCGGACTTATCCTGTCGACGCCCTCGCACGCTGGAGTGCCGCCGTGAACCTGGCAAG
Encoded proteins:
- a CDS encoding fumarylacetoacetate hydrolase family protein; this translates as MRFAAYEHRHRRQVGVVGEDGRLRPVPGERTLTELITAGALSEAGARALDAPAGPHVSEVRLLPPLRPASIRDFVTFEEHVEGVRRSVDGASGVPDAWYAAPTFYFTNPHAVFGPYDDIPVPPGSQVLDFELEVAAVIGREGRDLTPEQAREHIVGYTVFNDWSARDLQSAEMKVGLGPCKGKDTATTLGPYLVTADELAPYRDAEGFLRLALTAEVNGQVVGQDLLSHMSWTFEEMVAYASRGTRVVPGDVLGSGTCGNGGCLAELWGRRGERTPPPLEPGDTVSLTVEGIGTLTNTVTDGVDPVPLPAGRRRSRERP
- a CDS encoding FAD-dependent oxidoreductase — translated: MRTPRTVLVVGGGSAGNAVTILLRRAGLTVDLIEAREDWNATAGSGITVQGNALRVLRELGVWEQVQASGFGFGSLGITGPDGTVLHVVEDIRTGGDDLPATVGMQRPQLQCILIDAVRASGASVRLGTRAESFDQDADGVRVRFADGSEGRYDLVIAADGMGSSTRAAIGITDRPVPTGMAIWRIAAPRPEGLERTDLAYGGPAYIAGYCPTSRDTIYAYAVEANRDRASIPPESYADEMRGLVQGYGGHWTEIVKHIDDPAKVNYTWYHRLLVEDSWHRGRVVLIGDAAHSCPPTLAQGAAMSLEDALVLAELLTGTDDWDDQLFQTYYERRIARVRPVVDASVQIGQWQLDGVRDADVPGLVNRMSTMLRDLP
- a CDS encoding cyclase family protein — its product is MNRNDPEGAIAEAARKYSNWGRWGEDDVLGTLNFLDEGKRREGAALVRRGVSFSLSQRFDMDGPQKGWRRRTNPVHTMLDTGTDAALGNQGFPHGIGGADDVIAMPLQCSTQWDGLGHIFDHGKAWNGRAAEKVVTSDGDLVTGIEHMAPHVAGRGVLLDVGQVHGQNGELPDGFAVTEEHLTRAAAAHGVLVGRGDIVVVRTGQLSRVRREGWGDYAGGAAPGLSFTAAGWLHRTEIAAIATDTWGFEVRPNEFAHAFQPLHQVVIPNMGLLIGEMWDLDRLAADCAADGVYEFWLTAAPLPITGAVGSPVNPIAVK
- a CDS encoding SDR family NAD(P)-dependent oxidoreductase produces the protein MTDLHAKRLLGKVVVVTGAARGQGAAEAEALTREGARVIATDVTEAPGCRRLDVTGEQDWADLAAELKEAYGQVHGLVNNAGITWRARLGDVRPEDFDRVHAVNVTGPLLGIQHLVPLMPPGASIVNVGSSAALTAHYPVAYTVSKWGLRGLSQTAALELGPRGIRVNTIHPGYIETEMTASAAPAFREANIRETPLGRTGTVDEVAPLIVFLLSDESSFITGAEIAVDGGLTAHGGVKSVSDALRPETP
- a CDS encoding VOC family protein translates to MSARLLTHLRHVDLAVPDYDKQLDFYAGVWGLTKVAEDSGISFLAAEGSPEQYVVRLRKAEEKRLDLVSYGAASPADVDTLAEQLLAGGVQLISQPGKVDTPGGGYGFRCFDVDGRTVEVSADVEARQHRRIEEKESIPVRLSHVVLNSPDLNRTREWYERHLGFRLSDTLSSPHMGEVMHFMRISNQHHSMAVAQGPHTSVHHVSFEMRGVDEYLRGTGRLLRAGVHKVWGPGRHTAGDNTFTYFLDPHGNTVEYTTELEVVDEDTWHPQVYDFSQPEVADQWGTANPMNELVAKESFNDVDRGVFVAPPV
- a CDS encoding amidohydrolase family protein, encoding MTSDLSPGHQPTTSTDPYPWPTVDVHAHVLLPAIEALVDGSAGLAEARALDARRNGPAALAVNGPMVRERIPRLTDAGVRLAAMDAQGVDVQLVSPSPSHYHHWTDEATADKVCRLANEGTAAHCSAAPDRLKGLGLVPLHHPDLAVATLEHALEQGLLGVEISSHAPGRELSDPAYEPFWRRAEETGAVLFLHPFGCTLDERLDRWYLSNTVGQPTENAVALSHLIFSGVLDRHPGLKLVAAHGGGYLPTHIGRADHAWSVRSDAGTDCAQLPSSYLKRLSFDSLVHDPHVLRALIAAAGADRVLLGSDFPFDMGTEDPVGALRAAHLPEADFHAVRGGNAAALLRLA
- a CDS encoding fumarylacetoacetate hydrolase family protein, encoding MKPAATSVPFAGPFALGTLSAPDGVPFPALVTPDGRALDLRAAFGERELTTRTLLESWDEATPRLHALARDDKAAWQPLGDLRTHAPVEPRQVFQSGANYRQHVIDLEVAHRAPDDPRTVEQAREEIAALMDRRAAEDLPYVFIGLPSAITGPYDDVRLPDWAEKPDWELELAAVIGKPGYRLSTDEALEYVAGYTIANDLTDRATVFRRDMPAIGTDWLRSKNAPGFTPLGPWIVPAESVADPGDLRVTLKLNGDTMQDESTKDMLFGVARLVSYISRTSQLLPGDLVLTGSPAGNGIHWGRLLRDGDVMEGSITGLGVQRTRCVSEETGS
- a CDS encoding CoA transferase subunit A, with translation MNKVSAGAAEAVADITDGASLAVGGFGLSGVPEVLLRALYAQGADGLRVVSNNCGVDGRGLGVLLAAGRIARVTGSYVGENKEFARQYLAGELEVELVPQGTLAEQLRAGGAGIPAFYTPAGVGTQVERGGLPWRYTAEGAVELASPPKETREFAGRRYVLEHGITTDFALVRAWRGDRHGNLRFRQAAANFNPLAAMAGRVTIAEVEELVEPGELRPDEIHLPGIYVQRVVTLTAEEAADKHMEKRTVRV